Proteins from one Erysipelothrix larvae genomic window:
- a CDS encoding PTS sugar transporter subunit IIC, translating to MERINTFLEEKILPYAGKLQGQKHFHAVFLGMSMAMPLIIIGSLSMVIGNLPIPNWTETLTKFGNVGGVLSKITNGSFGVMALVVAFGVAYNLAKEYGLPDVSVGIISLSAFIIITPSVLDGEGLSGIDYSKLGSGGLFSAIVLALVSVEIYRFIVKMDWTIKMPETVPSGVSAAFSSIIPGFAILFIWAFLDYFARQTGSQGLHDVVTTLIGIPLTRIGSGLGGTLVAIILSSVFWFLGIHGTDLIGAVMYPIWFSLMDANRLAFEAGKQIPNIISYPFMMNFVWLGGGGATLALAILLAFFSKSKQMKTMGKLSIVPSVFNINEPLMFGVPIVLNPVMLIPYIFVPVINLLVVYTLMNFNLVARPVGINPSWTMPIGLSGAIATNWNIGAILLQFMILALDLCLYYPFFKTMDKKQLADEQKLIAK from the coding sequence ATGGAAAGAATTAATACGTTTTTAGAAGAAAAAATATTGCCTTATGCAGGTAAACTGCAAGGGCAAAAACATTTCCACGCTGTTTTCTTGGGGATGTCGATGGCAATGCCATTGATAATCATTGGATCATTATCAATGGTAATTGGAAATTTACCCATCCCAAATTGGACTGAAACATTGACTAAATTTGGCAATGTTGGGGGTGTATTAAGTAAAATTACAAATGGTAGTTTTGGGGTAATGGCACTTGTTGTTGCATTTGGTGTAGCCTATAATCTTGCAAAAGAATATGGTCTTCCCGACGTTTCCGTAGGAATCATCTCATTATCTGCATTTATCATCATTACGCCATCTGTACTTGATGGTGAGGGTTTGAGTGGTATTGACTATTCAAAACTTGGCAGTGGTGGATTATTTAGCGCAATCGTGCTTGCACTTGTGAGTGTAGAAATTTATCGCTTCATCGTGAAAATGGACTGGACAATTAAAATGCCAGAAACAGTACCTTCGGGGGTTAGTGCTGCTTTTTCATCCATTATCCCTGGATTCGCAATTCTCTTTATTTGGGCATTTCTTGATTACTTTGCACGTCAAACAGGATCACAAGGACTTCATGATGTTGTAACAACATTAATCGGAATCCCACTCACTCGAATTGGTAGTGGCCTTGGTGGTACTTTAGTTGCGATTATTCTCTCATCTGTCTTCTGGTTCTTAGGCATACACGGAACTGATTTGATTGGTGCCGTGATGTATCCAATTTGGTTTTCTCTCATGGACGCAAACAGACTCGCGTTTGAAGCAGGAAAACAGATTCCTAATATTATAAGTTATCCATTTATGATGAATTTTGTATGGCTCGGTGGTGGCGGTGCTACACTAGCACTCGCAATCTTGCTTGCATTTTTCTCAAAGAGTAAACAAATGAAAACAATGGGTAAACTTAGTATCGTACCATCGGTATTCAATATCAACGAGCCTCTTATGTTTGGTGTTCCAATTGTCTTGAATCCTGTCATGTTGATTCCATATATCTTTGTTCCAGTGATTAATCTTCTTGTAGTGTATACATTGATGAATTTTAACCTTGTCGCAAGACCTGTGGGAATTAACCCATCTTGGACCATGCCTATTGGATTAAGTGGTGCCATCGCAACGAATTGGAATATTGGTGCAATTCTTCTTCAATTTATGATTCTAGCACTTGATTTATGTCTCTATTATCCATTCTTCAAAACAATGGACAAGAAGCAACTCGCCGATGAACAAAAACTTATCGCGAAATAA
- the lpdA gene encoding dihydrolipoyl dehydrogenase: MVVGDFAKQTGCLIIGSGPGGYVAAIRASQLGQQVTIVEKDAIGGTCLNVGCIPSKALIQVATDYEKATHSNPYGLKIDGVSLDFKVAQNWKKNEVVRTLTQGIKMLLKKNNVEIVYGSAHFIDNHRVRVMGDEINQTYQFESCIIASGSRPLELPSFKYNESVLDSTRALNLTSIPKSLIIIGGGYIGCELACIYSKLGTHITILEGTAHILPNFSKDLVKYVETALEHKGANIVTHVFAKGVESTQEGCIVSFEKDGHLKKITAEKVLVTIGRQPNTDTIGLEYTDVKVDAKGLIEVDDQGRTSVHHIFAIGDVTFGPQLAHKATYEAKVVASVINGHPGGFDNLVIPKVCYTTPEIAGVGYTLEEATQNGIHAKTAQFPYHANGRSLTMNQTEGFIRIIYNQETLALLGAEIVGAHASELIAELTMALETHLTLEDVALIIHAHPTLSEMIDDAAQIGLGHPIHSVKGV; this comes from the coding sequence ATGGTAGTTGGAGATTTTGCAAAGCAAACGGGATGCTTAATTATTGGCAGTGGTCCAGGTGGCTATGTTGCGGCAATACGGGCATCACAACTTGGACAACAGGTCACGATTGTAGAGAAGGATGCAATTGGTGGCACATGTCTTAATGTCGGATGCATTCCATCAAAAGCGCTGATTCAAGTCGCAACAGATTATGAAAAAGCGACACATTCAAATCCATATGGTTTAAAGATTGATGGGGTATCCTTGGATTTTAAAGTTGCTCAAAATTGGAAAAAGAATGAGGTAGTAAGAACTTTAACGCAAGGGATTAAGATGTTATTGAAAAAAAACAATGTTGAGATTGTTTATGGGAGTGCACACTTTATTGATAATCATAGGGTGCGTGTTATGGGGGATGAAATCAATCAAACCTATCAATTCGAATCCTGTATTATTGCAAGTGGTTCACGGCCTTTAGAACTTCCATCATTTAAATATAATGAATCAGTTCTTGATTCAACAAGGGCCTTAAATCTGACTTCAATTCCTAAATCGCTCATCATTATTGGTGGCGGTTATATCGGATGCGAACTCGCATGTATTTATTCGAAATTGGGAACACACATCACAATTCTTGAAGGAACGGCTCACATCCTACCAAACTTTTCCAAAGACCTCGTGAAATATGTTGAAACAGCACTCGAACATAAAGGTGCCAACATCGTTACTCATGTCTTTGCTAAAGGGGTTGAGTCGACGCAGGAAGGGTGTATTGTGAGTTTTGAGAAAGATGGACATCTAAAAAAAATCACTGCTGAAAAAGTGCTAGTAACCATCGGAAGGCAACCCAATACCGATACCATAGGACTTGAGTATACGGATGTTAAAGTTGATGCAAAAGGACTGATTGAAGTCGATGATCAAGGAAGAACGTCGGTGCATCATATATTCGCAATTGGTGATGTTACTTTTGGCCCACAACTTGCACACAAAGCTACTTATGAAGCAAAGGTTGTTGCAAGTGTGATCAATGGACATCCTGGGGGCTTTGATAATTTAGTGATTCCAAAAGTATGTTATACAACGCCTGAAATCGCGGGTGTTGGTTATACACTTGAGGAAGCAACTCAGAATGGAATTCATGCTAAAACAGCACAATTTCCATATCATGCTAATGGACGTTCGCTCACAATGAATCAAACTGAGGGGTTCATTCGTATTATATATAATCAAGAAACTTTAGCACTACTGGGTGCAGAGATTGTCGGAGCTCATGCAAGTGAATTAATCGCTGAATTAACAATGGCACTTGAAACACATCTTACACTTGAAGATGTTGCGCTCATTATTCACGCACATCCAACCTTAAGTGAGATGATTGACGATGCCGCACAAATCGGCTTAGGACACCCAATACACAGTGTGAAAGGAGTTTAA
- a CDS encoding PadR family transcriptional regulator, with the protein MDVSQMLKGILEGCILEIISKKETYGYEMTTHLKEAGLTVSDGSIYPLLLKLQKEKLIEGEMKPSKEGPMRKYYHLTDKGNQSLREFKLKWNTIRTGVDQLMEGNHGTQ; encoded by the coding sequence ATGGATGTATCACAAATGCTCAAAGGAATTCTAGAAGGCTGTATCTTGGAAATAATCTCAAAAAAAGAAACCTATGGCTATGAAATGACCACGCATCTAAAAGAAGCAGGACTTACGGTTAGTGATGGAAGCATCTATCCACTCCTTTTGAAACTTCAAAAAGAAAAATTAATTGAAGGTGAGATGAAGCCTTCAAAAGAAGGTCCGATGCGAAAGTATTATCATCTTACGGACAAAGGAAATCAATCACTTCGTGAATTCAAATTGAAATGGAATACGATAAGAACGGGTGTTGACCAATTAATGGAGGGAAATCATGGAACCCAATAA
- a CDS encoding dihydrolipoamide acetyltransferase family protein: MVYKFELPDLGEGITESEILEWFVKEGDVIKADDRLLEVQNDKTSIEVPSPLSGTIKHIHVNAHDIAKVGQVLVEIEGEHLESETQAVDDNESNETIQKTSNNSYTSSVKAKAIPSVRKYAREKGVVLSDVTPTGKNNRVTMADIDRHIKNENQRVPSVITPKPIVTIPDEHHTRNIEPMSAMRKATMHALIESTRIPTVTIFAEVNVDKLIKHRNAYKEYALDMESNLSYTAYFVKAAVTMLKAHPIFNAKIDVEKEEIVYKDAINIGVATNTPRGLYVPNIKQADRKNLLEISDEIVKNTRLAHEGKLSQEHMNNGSFTITNVGAFAQDSVYATPILNTDEVGIISTSRFEMKTIVCEDMSVQVAPIMKLSFTFDHRIVDGVDAQKALETFKQILSDPNMLGLKG; this comes from the coding sequence ATGGTCTATAAATTTGAACTCCCAGATTTAGGAGAAGGGATAACAGAAAGTGAAATCTTAGAGTGGTTTGTAAAAGAAGGGGATGTTATTAAGGCGGATGATCGGCTTTTAGAAGTTCAAAATGACAAAACCTCGATTGAAGTTCCATCACCACTTAGCGGTACAATTAAACACATTCATGTAAATGCCCATGATATCGCAAAAGTTGGGCAGGTACTTGTAGAAATAGAAGGTGAACATCTTGAAAGTGAAACACAAGCAGTGGATGACAACGAATCGAATGAAACAATTCAAAAAACAAGTAACAACAGTTACACATCATCTGTCAAAGCAAAAGCGATCCCATCAGTAAGAAAATATGCTCGAGAAAAAGGGGTTGTGCTTAGTGATGTCACACCAACTGGGAAAAACAATCGGGTGACGATGGCGGATATTGATCGTCATATAAAAAACGAAAACCAAAGGGTCCCTAGTGTGATTACACCAAAACCTATCGTCACAATTCCAGATGAACATCACACAAGAAATATAGAGCCAATGAGTGCAATGCGAAAAGCAACGATGCATGCATTAATTGAGTCAACACGAATTCCAACAGTCACAATCTTCGCGGAAGTAAATGTTGATAAATTGATTAAGCATCGGAATGCGTATAAAGAATATGCACTCGATATGGAATCAAATCTTTCTTATACAGCATACTTTGTCAAAGCGGCGGTCACAATGCTTAAAGCACATCCAATTTTCAATGCAAAGATTGACGTAGAGAAGGAAGAAATTGTTTATAAAGATGCCATTAATATCGGTGTCGCAACGAATACACCAAGAGGGCTGTATGTCCCAAATATCAAACAGGCAGATCGAAAAAATCTACTCGAAATATCCGATGAAATCGTGAAAAATACACGTTTAGCTCACGAAGGAAAACTCAGTCAAGAACACATGAATAATGGTTCATTTACCATTACGAATGTTGGGGCATTTGCTCAAGATAGTGTGTATGCAACACCAATTCTAAACACGGATGAAGTAGGTATCATAAGCACCTCCCGCTTTGAAATGAAAACGATCGTTTGTGAAGATATGAGTGTTCAAGTGGCACCGATTATGAAACTTTCATTCACATTTGATCATCGAATTGTGGATGGTGTCGATGCACAAAAAGCATTGGAAACATTTAAACAAATCTTAAGCGATCCAAACATGCTTGGACTGAAAGGGTAA
- a CDS encoding GHKL domain-containing protein, translating to MTKKKKNMFVEISIYCIAVIGVFLLTYGTLFSKSGNLLSFLIMLLYAYIIFEKASSGAFITVSFYYICSGIVTLLTASVVPMVFDTSISSIMSNPLFRSLIVLFTKLLILLIGFFCRNKFSLYSDNTVNLRGVLIFFVIVFVNLTFVFEFVYLSEEIPLENLVLTMIFTFIIFIVLITILMMKYIDEKEKTINLEIKLEEANRKNEEYIKIASDQVEIMRVKHDLKNHLVVLDSFIQQNGIEDAKKYLDKLFVHPGLKSYVNTKNMIINAVMNQKIAEYPNIRFKVRHDDNFYNISDTALTIILGNALDNAIEAVKFMNSPEVKVVFSENENYIKLYIENPFSIQPIIRRGKFITQKDSRFSGIGINNILQASKSVGGEAVFKVESNVFKLVVLVDKHFNQ from the coding sequence ATGACAAAGAAAAAGAAAAATATGTTTGTTGAAATTTCTATCTATTGCATCGCTGTTATAGGAGTATTTTTGTTAACATATGGTACACTTTTTTCGAAAAGTGGCAATTTATTATCGTTTCTTATTATGCTGCTATATGCATATATAATATTTGAAAAAGCATCGAGTGGTGCATTTATTACGGTAAGTTTTTATTATATCTGCTCAGGAATTGTAACACTTCTTACTGCTTCAGTAGTACCGATGGTTTTTGATACATCTATTTCTAGTATAATGTCAAATCCGTTATTTCGATCATTAATTGTCCTATTTACGAAACTATTGATACTTTTAATAGGGTTTTTCTGCCGTAATAAGTTTAGTCTATATTCAGACAATACAGTAAACTTGCGTGGCGTCCTGATATTCTTTGTCATCGTATTTGTCAATTTGACTTTTGTTTTTGAATTTGTGTATTTAAGTGAAGAAATTCCGTTGGAAAACCTAGTTTTAACTATGATCTTCACTTTTATAATCTTTATTGTATTAATTACGATATTAATGATGAAGTATATAGATGAAAAAGAGAAAACTATTAATCTTGAAATTAAACTTGAAGAAGCAAACCGGAAAAATGAAGAATACATAAAAATTGCGAGTGACCAAGTTGAAATTATGAGGGTAAAACATGATTTAAAAAATCATCTTGTTGTTTTAGATAGCTTCATTCAGCAAAACGGCATTGAAGATGCAAAAAAATATTTAGACAAACTTTTTGTTCATCCAGGGTTAAAATCATATGTAAATACTAAAAATATGATTATAAATGCAGTAATGAATCAAAAAATTGCTGAATATCCAAATATTAGGTTCAAGGTAAGACACGACGATAATTTCTATAATATAAGTGATACTGCATTAACGATTATTTTGGGTAATGCTCTTGATAACGCAATTGAGGCAGTTAAATTTATGAATAGTCCAGAAGTAAAAGTAGTTTTTAGTGAGAACGAAAACTATATTAAGTTGTATATAGAAAATCCATTTAGTATACAACCAATAATTAGACGTGGAAAATTCATAACACAGAAGGATTCGAGATTTTCTGGTATCGGTATAAATAATATATTACAGGCTTCAAAATCAGTAGGTGGTGAAGCGGTTTTTAAAGTTGAATCTAACGTATTCAAACTTGTTGTACTTGTGGATAAACATTTCAATCAATAA
- a CDS encoding alpha-ketoacid dehydrogenase subunit beta yields MATRNMVEAITSALDVMLEDDEKILVFGEDVGKNGGVFRATDGLQEKHGERRVFDTPLAESGILGLSIGLGAVGYRPVPEIQFFGFVSEAIDSLTNQMARMRFRTNGTLTCPITLRSPFGGGVGTPEIHSDSYEGFIAQMPGIRVVVPSNPYDAKGLLIASIRSNDPVVFLEHLKLYRAEKMEVPDDIYEVPLDKANIVKEGHDISIVAYGAMVKEAINAATILEEIGVSAEVVDLRTIAPLDIETLQQSVSKTGRCIVVQEAQRQAGVASHVMSELAERLFLDLEAPLSRVTGPDTTYPFPLGESMWLPNAHDIVRKVQNIMENY; encoded by the coding sequence ATGGCTACAAGAAATATGGTCGAAGCAATTACTAGTGCATTGGACGTTATGTTAGAAGACGATGAAAAGATTCTTGTGTTTGGTGAAGATGTTGGGAAAAATGGCGGAGTTTTTCGTGCTACGGATGGTCTTCAAGAAAAACATGGTGAACGTCGCGTATTCGATACACCTTTAGCTGAATCTGGAATCTTAGGATTATCCATTGGATTGGGTGCTGTTGGATATAGGCCAGTACCAGAAATCCAATTCTTTGGATTTGTGAGTGAAGCGATTGATTCGCTTACCAATCAAATGGCGCGGATGAGATTTCGAACAAACGGAACCTTAACCTGCCCAATCACCTTGCGTAGCCCATTTGGAGGCGGTGTCGGAACACCAGAAATCCACTCCGATAGTTATGAAGGATTTATCGCGCAAATGCCTGGAATCCGAGTTGTTGTTCCTTCAAATCCTTACGATGCAAAAGGCCTGTTGATTGCATCAATACGGAGCAATGATCCCGTTGTATTTCTTGAGCATTTAAAGCTTTATCGCGCAGAGAAAATGGAAGTTCCAGATGACATCTATGAAGTACCACTTGATAAAGCAAACATCGTCAAAGAAGGGCATGATATCTCAATTGTTGCATATGGTGCAATGGTTAAAGAAGCAATCAATGCTGCGACAATTCTAGAAGAAATTGGCGTGAGTGCAGAGGTTGTAGATTTAAGAACCATCGCTCCTTTGGATATTGAAACGCTCCAACAGTCTGTCTCAAAAACAGGCCGATGTATAGTGGTTCAAGAAGCACAACGTCAAGCAGGTGTTGCAAGTCATGTAATGTCAGAGCTTGCGGAAAGACTGTTCTTAGATTTAGAAGCCCCCCTATCAAGAGTAACTGGTCCAGATACAACATACCCATTCCCTTTAGGGGAAAGTATGTGGTTACCCAATGCCCATGATATCGTGCGTAAAGTACAAAACATAATGGAAAACTATTAG
- a CDS encoding accessory gene regulator B family protein, with translation MDYITKKISNWLLKENYITDDQADDIIYALEIVISNILPFTTILILGVVFQQLTKTVLFFLVFVGFRILRDRYHAPTFLKCYILTVGSFISCLVMSLIINLEVQLLFTFYMVILNILLFVVFKTKIDEGQNQKSNFIYNFILITYNSLCLILSKFVLHEYTVFLSVLGLIIVSTSIAKEKSN, from the coding sequence ATGGATTATATTACAAAAAAAATAAGCAATTGGCTTTTAAAAGAAAATTACATTACTGATGATCAAGCTGACGATATCATATATGCTTTAGAAATAGTTATTTCCAATATTCTTCCGTTTACCACCATTTTGATTTTGGGAGTTGTATTTCAACAATTGACCAAGACTGTATTATTTTTTCTAGTTTTTGTTGGTTTTCGAATATTAAGAGATAGATATCATGCGCCAACTTTTTTAAAATGTTATATACTCACAGTTGGTTCGTTCATAAGTTGTTTAGTAATGTCACTTATCATTAATCTTGAGGTTCAACTCCTATTTACATTCTACATGGTAATTCTAAATATTCTACTATTCGTAGTCTTCAAAACAAAAATCGATGAAGGTCAAAATCAAAAATCTAATTTTATCTATAATTTTATATTAATAACGTACAATTCTCTATGTTTAATATTGAGTAAATTTGTTTTACATGAGTACACTGTTTTTTTATCAGTTCTTGGACTAATTATTGTTTCAACGTCAATTGCCAAAGAAAAATCAAATTAG
- a CDS encoding ABC transporter ATP-binding protein, protein MILELRNVNRIYETDGLRKQALKDITIKISSGDQIMILGASGSGKSTLLNIIGLLDKGYEGQYLIDGIERKTLTEKEQATLRSRLFGYVFQDFVLVENETIFENVRIPLIYSTIEKSKHKAMIETALEGVGLAGMSRKRVKYLSGGERQRVAIARALVNQPKIVIADEPTGSLDQITREQVLDIIYNYLDEDKILLFVTHDLENNRRGEQKIIDIKNGELFFD, encoded by the coding sequence ATGATTTTAGAGTTGCGAAATGTTAACCGGATCTATGAGACCGATGGTTTACGAAAACAAGCATTGAAAGATATTACGATTAAGATAAGTTCTGGAGATCAGATTATGATTTTGGGTGCTTCAGGATCTGGAAAATCAACGTTATTGAATATCATTGGGTTACTTGACAAAGGGTATGAGGGGCAGTACCTGATTGATGGTATCGAGAGAAAGACGTTAACAGAAAAAGAGCAAGCAACATTGAGAAGTCGTTTATTCGGATATGTATTTCAAGATTTTGTTTTAGTCGAAAATGAAACAATTTTTGAGAATGTCAGAATTCCATTAATTTATTCAACCATTGAGAAAAGTAAGCACAAAGCGATGATTGAAACGGCTCTAGAAGGCGTAGGTTTAGCGGGGATGAGTCGTAAACGTGTGAAGTATCTGTCAGGTGGTGAACGGCAACGTGTTGCGATTGCACGTGCGTTAGTAAATCAACCGAAGATTGTGATTGCGGATGAGCCTACAGGATCGTTAGATCAAATTACACGTGAACAAGTATTAGATATCATATACAATTACCTCGATGAGGATAAGATATTGCTTTTTGTTACCCATGATTTAGAGAATAATCGAAGAGGTGAACAAAAAATAATTGATATAAAAAACGGTGAGTTATTTTTTGACTAA
- a CDS encoding PTS transporter subunit IIC, producing MEKIFEKGFSMKVLNGVAIGTVAVLIPGALLNELFTALLPVFPQGQFILTATALATTLMGVVVGVMVSIMFKFTPIHTAAVAIASGLGSGAWSVNESGQFIVQGSGDIINMSLTATIAVIIILACGNRFRAYTMLVVPALTLVVAGGLGVAILPYVKSITSGIAEIVRTFLDLQPILMSFLMAIVFSIMIVSPISTVGIALAINLSGVGSGAANVGVCAAAFGLAISGWKTNELGTSIALIMGSPKMAMPNVIKNPKIMLPIIINAAISGIICALFQQQGTSYSAGFGFSGLIGPLNAIRMAGGFTPINIFKAVFVFVGVPVVLAFIMRYVFMHTRKLVNAEDYRIDVK from the coding sequence ATGGAAAAAATATTTGAAAAAGGATTTTCAATGAAAGTTCTAAATGGTGTTGCCATTGGGACAGTCGCAGTGCTGATTCCTGGGGCACTCCTCAATGAACTCTTTACAGCATTATTGCCTGTGTTTCCACAAGGGCAATTTATTCTCACTGCAACTGCTTTAGCAACAACACTGATGGGTGTAGTCGTGGGTGTTATGGTGTCCATTATGTTTAAGTTCACACCAATACACACTGCTGCAGTTGCGATTGCATCCGGTTTGGGATCAGGAGCATGGTCGGTGAATGAATCCGGACAATTTATCGTTCAAGGAAGTGGTGACATTATAAATATGTCATTGACCGCGACCATTGCTGTAATCATTATCCTTGCTTGCGGAAATCGCTTCAGAGCATATACCATGCTGGTTGTACCAGCACTAACTTTAGTTGTTGCCGGAGGTTTAGGTGTTGCTATACTACCCTATGTAAAAAGCATCACAAGCGGTATTGCTGAAATCGTGAGAACATTTCTAGATTTACAACCCATTCTTATGTCGTTTCTGATGGCAATTGTATTTTCAATCATGATTGTTTCACCGATATCAACAGTGGGTATTGCTTTAGCAATCAATCTGAGCGGTGTAGGGTCAGGGGCTGCCAATGTGGGTGTTTGCGCAGCAGCATTTGGACTTGCTATTTCTGGGTGGAAAACCAATGAACTGGGAACGTCAATTGCACTTATTATGGGTTCGCCCAAAATGGCCATGCCCAATGTGATTAAGAATCCAAAAATAATGCTCCCAATAATCATAAACGCCGCAATCAGTGGCATCATCTGTGCTCTATTCCAACAACAAGGAACCTCCTATTCCGCAGGATTTGGATTTAGTGGCCTGATTGGACCGTTGAATGCAATTCGCATGGCGGGTGGATTTACACCGATAAACATCTTCAAAGCAGTCTTTGTCTTTGTAGGGGTTCCAGTGGTGCTCGCATTTATCATGAGATATGTCTTCATGCATACTCGAAAGCTTGTGAATGCTGAAGATTATCGAATCGATGTAAAGTAG
- a CDS encoding LytR/AlgR family response regulator transcription factor, with translation MFKVALVDDNPSIHSIIRKLLNDSFAVHKFELKSYYSAEDLLEDYSNSHFSFLLLDIEMPETNGIELSEKLQFLNHKIPIIFLTSYEHYMKDAFGLNVYSYILKDNMIEELPSVIRKLLVTLEVIENRIQVSFNTDMGNIKLYEEDIVCVYFEDRRPTIYTKKIKVRVYGEALYSVYEKLSSDMFLQPNSGIIVNLKYIKTIQDMIIYLNFFPFPITISRSKIRVIKSKYTEFLARGDSL, from the coding sequence GTGTTTAAAGTAGCACTCGTTGATGATAATCCAAGCATTCATAGTATTATTAGAAAACTATTGAATGATTCATTTGCGGTTCATAAATTTGAATTGAAGTCGTACTATTCTGCCGAAGATCTTTTAGAGGATTATTCTAATAGTCATTTTTCTTTTCTTTTATTAGATATAGAAATGCCTGAAACAAACGGAATAGAGCTGTCGGAGAAACTGCAATTTCTGAATCACAAAATCCCCATAATCTTTTTGACGTCGTATGAACACTATATGAAAGATGCCTTTGGATTAAATGTCTATAGTTACATTTTGAAAGATAATATGATAGAAGAGCTACCCAGTGTTATAAGAAAACTTTTAGTTACTCTTGAAGTAATTGAAAATCGCATACAAGTATCGTTTAATACAGATATGGGAAATATTAAGCTTTACGAGGAAGATATTGTATGTGTTTATTTTGAGGATAGGCGACCAACAATTTATACAAAAAAAATAAAGGTAAGGGTTTATGGAGAGGCTTTGTACTCTGTGTATGAAAAACTTTCGAGTGATATGTTTTTACAACCAAATAGTGGAATTATAGTAAATCTTAAGTATATAAAGACGATTCAAGATATGATTATATATTTAAATTTTTTTCCTTTTCCGATAACTATTTCAAGAAGTAAAATTAGAGTCATAAAGAGTAAATATACAGAATTCTTGGCCAGAGGAGATTCACTTTGA
- the pdhA gene encoding pyruvate dehydrogenase (acetyl-transferring) E1 component subunit alpha: MSKLIDFKKILKQTNPDVKPFQIMDEKGDIVNDAFMPDLSDDQLIQMMEVMVWGREYNNRVSILSRQGVLGNLPPTEGQEASQLISQYALEKGDWLLPSYRDVPPMIRHGVKTRQAINWYNGHTDGFSYDKSVKSFPPQVIIGAQIIQAAGVGLGLKLDGQKHVALTYIGDGGTSQGDFYEGLNFAGVYDAPVIFVAQNNGYGISVPRSFQTRSKTLSQKGIGVGIAHLFVDGMDPFAVYVATKSAREYAVSGQGPVLLEFLTFRFGPHTLSDDPRRYREHEEVEQWRSKDQLVRMRKFLERKGLWTQEHEDVIKEKTQHEVKEALDASRNVEKQTVSGYLESMFEVMPQTIKEQFEFYKAKEGQ; the protein is encoded by the coding sequence ATGTCAAAATTAATCGATTTTAAGAAAATACTGAAGCAAACAAATCCTGATGTAAAACCCTTTCAAATCATGGATGAGAAGGGTGACATTGTGAATGACGCCTTCATGCCAGATCTTAGTGATGATCAGTTAATTCAGATGATGGAAGTGATGGTTTGGGGACGCGAATATAATAATCGCGTCAGTATATTAAGTCGGCAAGGTGTGCTTGGAAATCTGCCACCAACAGAAGGGCAAGAAGCAAGCCAACTCATCTCGCAGTATGCATTAGAAAAAGGAGATTGGCTGTTACCATCCTATCGCGATGTCCCCCCAATGATTCGCCATGGCGTGAAAACACGTCAAGCAATCAATTGGTATAACGGACATACTGATGGGTTTAGTTATGACAAATCGGTGAAATCATTTCCACCACAAGTCATTATCGGTGCACAAATAATCCAAGCAGCGGGCGTTGGATTAGGGTTAAAACTCGATGGACAGAAACACGTTGCATTGACCTACATCGGAGATGGCGGAACATCACAGGGCGATTTCTACGAAGGTCTTAATTTCGCAGGAGTCTATGATGCACCCGTTATCTTCGTCGCTCAAAACAATGGGTATGGTATCTCTGTTCCACGATCTTTCCAAACACGATCTAAAACATTGTCTCAAAAAGGAATCGGTGTGGGGATTGCGCATTTATTTGTTGATGGAATGGATCCTTTTGCGGTTTATGTTGCGACGAAATCCGCGCGTGAGTATGCAGTATCAGGACAGGGTCCAGTACTTCTTGAGTTTTTAACGTTTCGGTTTGGACCTCATACACTCAGTGATGACCCACGTCGATATCGTGAACATGAAGAAGTGGAACAATGGCGGTCAAAAGATCAACTAGTTCGCATGCGAAAATTTTTAGAACGCAAAGGATTGTGGACCCAAGAACACGAAGATGTGATCAAAGAAAAGACACAACATGAAGTTAAAGAAGCATTGGATGCATCCAGAAATGTGGAAAAACAAACGGTGTCCGGTTATCTAGAATCTATGTTTGAAGTGATGCCTCAGACAATCAAAGAACAATTTGAATTTTATAAAGCAAAGGAGGGGCAATAA